The following are encoded together in the Rattus rattus isolate New Zealand chromosome Y, Rrattus_CSIRO_v1, whole genome shotgun sequence genome:
- the LOC116889605 gene encoding testis-specific Y-encoded protein 1: MENSEEESVGVAPQEFRELVLLESNLLEGEPSVQAPEQSPGAPAGDNQMVKPLVMCGPVEDWVPLAEVLHHPDTCEEGDEATMAELKVTEVVDVKNEGEEVKDQKQEGEQDQQPELEKDPEQACDSKDQQGIQRLPLSGGGPAERRSKMEELELLQLELSFVNARCSGAFARIKAKVAKMRRPHFDRRKTIIQGIPGFWAKAMMNHPQMSSIISNQDEDLLSYMLSLEVEEYNPGLRMCRMMFFFSENPYFRNDIVTKDYQLSIIGYKESDSSTIEWIGQAEHGYANCMQDTTRLTFFNWLCAHKFPGSNRIAEIIMDDLWPNPLYYYPKEDHSWREN; encoded by the exons ATGGAGAATTCTGAGGAGGAGAGTGTGGGCGTGGCTCCCCAGGAATTCCGGGAACTGGTACTCCTGGAAAGCAACCTTCTGGAGGGAGAGCCCTCAGTACAGGCACCAGAGCAGAGCCCAGGTGCTCCTGCTGgggacaaccagatggtgaaGCCTCTGGTAATGTGTGGTCCTGTGGAAGACTGGGTACCCCTTGCAGAGGTGCTACATCACCCTGACACGTGTGAAGAGGGTGACGAGGCTACTATGGCGGAGTTGAAAGTCACAGAGGTGGTAGATGTCAAGAATGAGGGTGAAGAGGTAAAGGATCAGAAACAGGAAGGTGAACAAGATCAGCAGCCTGAGCTGGAAAAGGACCCAGAGCAAGCCTGTGATTCTAAAGATCAGCAAGGGATACAAAGGCTTCCACTGTCAGGTGGCGGGCCTGCAGAACGCAGATCTAAAATGGAGGAGCTGGAACTTCTTCAACTGGAGCTCAGCTTTGTGAATGCCCGCTGTAGCGGAGCTTTTGCCCGGATTAAAGCAAAAGTGGCCAAAATGCGCAGACCTCACTTTGATCGCAGAAAGACCATAATCCAGGGCATTCCAGGCTTCTGGGCTAAAGCT ATGATGAACCATCCCCAGATGTCCTCCATCATCAGCAACCAAGATGAAGACTTACTGAGCTACATGTTGAGCTTGGAG GTGGAGGAGTACAACCCTGGGTTGAGGATGTGCAGGATGATGTTTTTCTTTAGTGAAAATCCATACTTCCGGAATGACATTGTCACTAAGGATTATCAACTCAGCATCATTG GATACAAAGAGTCAGATTCGAGTACAATAGAGTGGATTGGACAGGCTGAGCATGGTTATGCCAACTGCATGCAAGACACTACCAGACTCACTTTCTTCAACTGGCTGTGTGCACACAAATTCCCTGGCTCCAACAGGATTGCTGAG ATAATCATGGATGACTTGTGGCCCAATCCTCTTTACTACTACCCTAAGGAAGACCACTCATGGAGAGAGAATTAG